One Spinacia oleracea cultivar Varoflay chromosome 4, BTI_SOV_V1, whole genome shotgun sequence DNA segment encodes these proteins:
- the LOC110775468 gene encoding protein FAR1-RELATED SEQUENCE 5-like, whose translation MKWFLCSCQGVKDEKRKRTRTYAILDTRTGCTAFVQFSIGKDGVWMVVYHNMIHNHAMVPLNKRHLIRSQSKVSKEALYFMSTLKASGVKVSDTLRVLRKEVGGSPMVAFTASDAYNALSRAKTSKLEGHDCHQLIKYFTQRNSSKEGFYYDFELSEEEGLLIFFWRDGRMKRYYDYFRELLVFDTTYRTNKYDMMCAPFVGMNNHSNNVMFGICFGINEKAESFNWIFQTFLTSMGGNPPITIMTDEAPSIYSCRDKECFSRC comes from the coding sequence ATGAAATGGTTCTTGTGTAGCTGTCAAGGGGTTAAAGATGAAAAAAGGAAGAGAACAAGGACTTATGCTATATTGGATACGCGTACTGGGTGTACTGCTTTTGTTCAATTTTCTATTGGTAAAGATGGTGTGTGGATGGTTGTGTATCATAATATGATTCATAACCATGCTATGgttcctctaaataagaggcaTTTGATAAGATCACAAAGTAAGGTTAGTAAGGAGGCTCTCTACTTTATGTCTACTTTAAAAGCTAGTGGTGTTAAAGTGTCTGATAccttgagggttttgaggaaagAAGTAGGTGGATCACCTATGGTTGCTTTTACAGCTAGCGATGCTTATAATGCTTTATCACGTGCAAAAACTAGTAAACTTGAAGGTCATGACTGTCATCAGTTAATCAAGTATTTTACTCAGAGAAATTCCAGTAAAGAAGGTTTTTATTATGACTTTGAGCTTAGTGAAGAAGAGGgacttttaattttcttttggcGTGATGGTAGgatgaaaagatattatgattattttaggGAATTATTGGTTTTTGATACTACTTATAGGACCAATAAATATGATATGATGTGTGCTCCTTTTGTTGGTATGAACAATCATTCTAATAATGTTATGTTTGGAATATGTTTTGGTATCAATGAAAAAGCTGAATCTTTTAATTGGATTTTTCAAACTTTTCTTACATCAATGGGTGGAAATCCCCCAATAACCATTATGACAGACGAAGCTCCATCCATATATAGCTGTCGGGATAAGGAATGTTTTTCCAGATGCTAG